The following proteins are co-located in the Maridesulfovibrio sp. genome:
- the ruvA gene encoding Holliday junction branch migration protein RuvA yields the protein MIAYIHGKLLEATDKSCIILTPGGVGYELYLTLTAISTLPESGSDVTFYVHSVIREDAFDLYGFPCFDDREVFRTLISVDRLGPKKALAILSQFGPKDLQDLVFREDVKTLSIVPGIGPKSARQILWSLKDKMETLKSATVRSGACPVEGDRSEFLDALSGLRNLGYADDEVRDFLKNIFDEEPDLDAGGAIRVALKKISQNK from the coding sequence ATGATCGCCTATATCCATGGTAAGCTCCTAGAGGCCACAGACAAGTCCTGCATTATACTCACTCCCGGCGGAGTGGGCTATGAACTTTACCTGACCCTTACCGCTATCTCGACCCTGCCGGAATCTGGATCGGATGTGACCTTCTACGTTCATTCAGTGATCCGCGAAGATGCTTTTGATCTTTACGGTTTTCCCTGCTTTGATGACCGCGAGGTTTTTCGTACCCTTATTTCCGTCGACCGCCTTGGCCCCAAAAAAGCGCTGGCGATCCTTTCCCAGTTCGGTCCCAAGGATTTGCAGGATCTCGTTTTCCGCGAGGACGTGAAGACGCTGTCCATCGTTCCCGGTATCGGGCCCAAGTCCGCGCGCCAGATTCTCTGGTCCCTCAAGGACAAGATGGAAACCCTGAAATCCGCCACAGTGCGCAGCGGTGCCTGCCCTGTGGAAGGTGACCGCAGTGAATTTCTTGATGCTCTTTCCGGACTGCGCAACCTCGGTTACGCAGATGATGAAGTGCGCGATTTCCTTAAGAATATATTTGATGAAGAGCCCGACCTTGACGCTGGTGGAGCTATCCGCGTAGCTTTGAAAAAGATTTCCCAGAACAAGTAA
- the ruvB gene encoding Holliday junction branch migration DNA helicase RuvB — MMENNGSDDHIRPQRLSDFIGQDDLRDNLDVFIQAARGRGNAMDHALFYGNPGLGKTTLARIIASELGVNLISTSGPVLERSGDLAAILTNLSRNDILFIDEIHRVPATVEEVLYPAMEDFNIDLIIGQGPAARTVKIDLEPFTLVGATTRLGLLTSPLRDRFGCIFRLEFYSPEELARIVTRASRIFDLKVTDEGALIIGKRSRGTPRIANRLLRRVRDFATVHGDGVVTGELADMALNKLDVDPLGLDYMDRKILSILIDQFGGGPVGVKTIAVACSEEVRTIEEIYEPYLIQCGFMKRTPRGRVATARAYQHLQKVASGGQGSLF; from the coding sequence ATGATGGAAAACAACGGTTCAGACGATCACATCAGACCGCAACGGCTGTCCGATTTTATTGGGCAGGACGACCTGCGCGACAACCTTGATGTATTCATTCAGGCTGCGCGCGGGCGCGGCAACGCCATGGACCATGCCCTTTTCTACGGTAACCCCGGTCTGGGTAAGACCACCCTTGCGCGGATCATCGCTTCCGAGCTGGGAGTTAACCTCATTTCCACCTCCGGTCCGGTTTTGGAGCGCAGCGGAGACCTCGCCGCCATCCTGACCAACCTGTCCCGCAACGATATTCTTTTCATCGACGAAATCCACCGTGTGCCTGCCACAGTCGAGGAAGTGCTCTATCCGGCCATGGAAGATTTCAACATCGACCTGATCATCGGACAGGGACCTGCCGCCCGTACCGTAAAGATCGACCTTGAGCCGTTTACTCTCGTAGGGGCTACAACCCGCCTGGGATTGCTGACTTCACCCCTGCGTGACCGTTTCGGCTGTATCTTCCGTTTGGAATTTTATTCCCCCGAAGAATTGGCTCGCATCGTTACCCGTGCTTCCCGTATTTTCGATCTCAAGGTTACCGATGAAGGCGCGCTGATTATCGGCAAGCGTTCACGCGGCACACCGCGTATCGCGAACCGTCTGCTGCGCAGGGTGCGCGATTTCGCTACAGTGCACGGAGATGGGGTAGTGACTGGCGAACTGGCTGACATGGCCCTGAATAAGCTTGATGTTGATCCGTTAGGCTTGGATTATATGGATCGCAAGATTCTTTCTATTTTGATTGATCAGTTTGGCGGCGGTCCTGTAGGTGTTAAAACCATTGCCGTGGCCTGTTCCGAGGAAGTGCGAACCATTGAGGAAATTTATGAGCCATACCTGATCCAGTGCGGTTTCATGAAGCGTACACCGAGAGGGCGTGTTGCTACTGCCCGGGCTTACCAGCATCTCCAGAAGGTTGCTTCCGGCGGGCAGGGCAGTTTGTTTTAG
- a CDS encoding sensor domain-containing diguanylate cyclase: MTVRVKLIFVLTLILVSAFISISLFNYNESRKKIHRDIVNSSLPLTRDNIYSEIQTVLMRPLFVSSLMANDTFLKDWAAGGENNISKIERYLGEIQDKYGFFSAFFVSAETGKYYYPGGILKTISQKDEHDVWYYDFVGSGEDHDLDVDSNEAADNILTVFINHRLTSDDGKLLGVTGVGLKMDNVSRLLEKFSEKYGKIIFLVDGNGLIQVHHKVGMIENINLRHMPGHGTIAAQVLSNPAEPATYEFEYAGDRIFLTSRYIPELEWWLIVEQNETVLLDAARHNFVRTIIVGGIATLFIVVLSILVINHFQLRLEQQADSDELTGLGNRRSFERFFESAVSGIKKKSGPFSIILLDIDGFKAVNDKCGHLEGDRILKHISSIIRSSVRDSDFCARWGGDEFLLFVDGEIDLAFDIAERIRTAVADACNDDLVSSDCGERVTVSCGVAQYADADTLDSLIVRADKAMYESKAQGKDMVIKG; this comes from the coding sequence ATGACTGTTCGGGTAAAGTTGATATTCGTTTTGACTTTGATTCTTGTCTCTGCATTTATTTCAATCAGCCTTTTTAACTATAACGAATCCCGCAAAAAGATTCATCGGGATATAGTTAACTCCTCCCTTCCCCTGACCCGCGATAATATTTATTCCGAAATTCAGACCGTACTGATGCGGCCTTTATTTGTATCTTCCCTTATGGCTAATGATACCTTTCTTAAGGATTGGGCCGCAGGCGGAGAAAATAACATTTCTAAGATTGAGCGATATCTGGGAGAGATTCAGGATAAGTATGGATTTTTCAGCGCCTTTTTCGTTTCCGCTGAAACAGGTAAGTACTATTATCCGGGAGGAATTCTCAAAACCATTTCCCAAAAAGATGAACACGATGTCTGGTATTATGATTTTGTCGGCAGTGGTGAGGACCATGATTTGGATGTGGATTCCAATGAAGCAGCTGACAATATCCTGACTGTTTTTATCAATCACCGTCTGACCAGTGATGATGGTAAACTGCTGGGAGTTACCGGTGTCGGATTGAAGATGGACAATGTTTCCAGATTATTGGAAAAGTTTTCAGAAAAATACGGTAAAATCATTTTTTTGGTTGATGGGAACGGTCTTATACAGGTTCACCATAAAGTCGGAATGATCGAAAACATAAACCTAAGGCATATGCCGGGGCATGGTACGATTGCCGCGCAGGTTTTGAGCAACCCTGCTGAGCCTGCAACATATGAATTTGAGTATGCCGGTGATCGTATATTTTTGACTTCGCGCTATATCCCGGAGCTGGAGTGGTGGCTCATTGTAGAGCAGAATGAAACCGTGTTGCTTGATGCTGCACGGCATAATTTTGTGCGTACGATTATCGTTGGTGGAATAGCTACTCTTTTCATTGTGGTTTTAAGCATTCTTGTGATCAATCATTTCCAGTTACGTTTGGAACAGCAAGCTGATTCTGATGAGTTGACCGGTTTAGGAAATCGGCGATCATTTGAACGTTTTTTTGAGTCCGCAGTTTCCGGCATCAAGAAGAAATCCGGTCCTTTTTCTATTATCTTATTGGATATTGATGGGTTCAAAGCAGTCAATGACAAATGCGGTCATTTGGAAGGGGACCGCATACTCAAGCATATTTCTTCTATTATACGCTCTTCTGTACGTGATTCAGATTTTTGCGCCCGCTGGGGAGGGGATGAGTTCCTTCTTTTTGTAGATGGTGAAATTGATCTTGCCTTTGATATTGCCGAGAGAATCAGAACTGCCGTAGCTGATGCGTGCAACGATGATCTTGTTTCAAGTGATTGCGGTGAGAGGGTTACAGTCAGCTGCGGTGTTGCTCAGTATGCTGATGCAGATACCTTGGATTCTCTGATCGTGAGGGCAGATAAGGCTATGTATGAGTCTAAGGCGCAGGGGAAGGATATGGTTATTAAGGGTTAA
- a CDS encoding dynamin family protein — MSSNNMPILANFPTLESICSGNSLTDNLATLLGGIVNADGIVTIEEIQQLDNVYELVFGKKKGQRLDVRAKTLYKILNPASEIDLVIKSVCKGAKESVLGHDTKERILNGFIQVINDSHQLDSNGANILIKLYEGFELDSPSIKENLEQLVKAEPSLKYTEYIKSFGITFKVTNPFSRKESGISTFTPETWKFNREMAASIREIEGIASQIESGDLLSECSSLFDMLQEQPFKIVICGEVKRGKSTLFNALLGKTISPVREGLAETATNFKIQHAKTPSYSGTWLSEESLDKFKIFLSENGHEHELNSLDEIISQCNFEAGGLINSIESYDDVIAYTSAKGEFSCLVEDIIYSDEIELLKDGAVLVDTPGLNDPIGIRNDFSLTESLTADCILFVVSAKAIGASEIEYLKRIINEGRAVNLILAISHIDQISEVSRDEIIADRVGLVEKLCADSSVSLLGCVPVNALQAMESRCSDKYTQINDTTGLSSIIKLIESNLKDDNHNSNYREKVKEKHKNLLLLAEKCSQEYAERMQNNLPSDDIMDLLETNSETIKNTCDKLVLLLRERLAKINADADHMVADFLGQFETARKASNESLERAIREKVEYLGSKFAKEDEWKDFDSHTSVAIVNNWFDPVQENLKKCFQEWDRQKKGFDDTNKKEIACNISVLQESAQGIAKACSVDSSLQHLSASINSTMKNGEKIALGAGATSMLMSGTSLATLAPTVANPVTLSALAAVAALYGVIRLLTSEKKAKEQFINKKMKGYDELLSEQVKPLGESLKSSAYELKQEFLRSAERQYIPTLTDALVLVQYNRLYLDVLKKSSEGVPHIMDAIQTKLKAVEA; from the coding sequence ATGAGTTCTAACAATATGCCTATACTTGCAAATTTCCCTACTCTTGAATCGATTTGTTCAGGAAATAGCCTTACGGACAACCTCGCAACTCTTCTTGGGGGAATAGTCAATGCCGATGGCATCGTGACTATCGAGGAAATTCAGCAATTAGATAATGTGTATGAATTGGTGTTTGGTAAAAAGAAAGGACAGAGATTGGATGTTCGGGCTAAAACTTTATATAAAATATTAAATCCAGCCAGCGAGATCGACCTAGTTATCAAATCAGTGTGCAAAGGGGCCAAGGAATCAGTCCTGGGACATGACACGAAAGAAAGGATTTTGAATGGATTTATCCAAGTAATCAATGACTCCCATCAATTAGATTCTAATGGTGCCAACATTTTGATAAAGTTATATGAGGGATTTGAATTAGACTCCCCCTCTATAAAAGAAAACCTCGAGCAACTCGTAAAAGCTGAACCCTCATTAAAATACACTGAGTATATCAAATCTTTTGGAATAACATTCAAGGTCACAAATCCTTTTTCGCGAAAGGAATCTGGAATCAGTACCTTCACACCTGAGACATGGAAATTTAATCGAGAAATGGCGGCAAGCATTAGAGAGATTGAAGGCATTGCATCTCAAATTGAAAGCGGAGACCTTCTTTCAGAGTGTTCAAGCTTATTCGATATGCTCCAAGAGCAGCCGTTCAAAATAGTTATCTGCGGGGAAGTAAAAAGGGGAAAAAGTACTCTTTTCAACGCCTTATTAGGCAAGACAATAAGTCCTGTCAGAGAAGGGTTAGCAGAAACTGCTACAAATTTTAAAATTCAGCATGCCAAAACACCCAGCTATTCAGGCACGTGGCTTTCTGAAGAGTCATTAGACAAATTTAAAATATTTTTATCTGAAAATGGGCATGAACATGAACTCAACTCATTAGATGAGATCATCAGTCAATGTAATTTCGAGGCTGGCGGGTTAATTAATTCAATCGAATCTTATGACGATGTTATTGCGTACACTTCTGCCAAAGGTGAGTTCAGTTGTCTTGTAGAAGACATAATCTACTCAGATGAAATAGAACTTCTGAAAGATGGGGCTGTATTAGTTGATACGCCCGGCCTTAATGATCCCATTGGTATAAGAAATGATTTTTCGTTAACTGAGAGCCTTACAGCAGACTGTATTCTCTTTGTTGTTAGCGCGAAAGCAATAGGCGCATCTGAAATTGAATACCTGAAACGGATCATTAATGAAGGTAGAGCGGTAAACCTCATTCTAGCTATTAGTCATATTGATCAAATTTCTGAAGTCAGTCGTGATGAAATTATTGCCGATAGGGTAGGACTGGTTGAAAAGTTGTGTGCTGACTCAAGTGTGTCGCTACTTGGCTGTGTTCCTGTAAATGCACTGCAAGCGATGGAATCTAGATGTTCTGATAAATATACACAAATAAATGATACTACAGGATTAAGCTCAATCATCAAGTTGATTGAAAGTAATTTAAAGGATGACAATCACAACTCAAATTATCGGGAAAAGGTAAAAGAGAAGCATAAAAACTTACTCTTGCTGGCTGAGAAATGTAGCCAAGAGTATGCTGAAAGAATGCAGAATAATTTACCTTCTGACGATATTATGGATTTGCTTGAAACCAACTCGGAAACTATCAAAAACACATGTGATAAGCTTGTTCTTTTGTTAAGGGAAAGACTGGCAAAAATTAACGCAGATGCCGATCATATGGTAGCTGACTTTCTGGGACAGTTTGAAACAGCTCGTAAGGCTAGTAATGAGTCATTAGAAAGGGCAATCAGAGAAAAGGTAGAATATCTTGGTTCCAAATTTGCCAAGGAGGATGAATGGAAGGATTTCGATTCTCATACTTCGGTAGCAATTGTCAATAACTGGTTTGATCCTGTTCAGGAAAATTTGAAAAAATGCTTCCAAGAATGGGACCGTCAGAAGAAAGGATTTGATGATACCAACAAAAAAGAGATTGCGTGCAATATTTCAGTTCTTCAAGAGAGTGCTCAAGGGATAGCGAAGGCTTGTTCAGTTGACAGTTCCTTACAGCACTTGTCAGCCTCGATTAATTCAACAATGAAGAATGGTGAGAAGATAGCTTTAGGAGCAGGAGCAACTTCAATGTTAATGTCAGGGACTTCATTAGCTACCTTAGCTCCAACTGTTGCCAATCCTGTAACCTTATCAGCTCTTGCCGCAGTAGCGGCTCTTTATGGAGTAATAAGGCTCTTAACTAGTGAGAAGAAAGCAAAGGAACAGTTTATAAATAAAAAAATGAAAGGGTATGATGAGCTTCTGTCAGAACAGGTAAAACCATTAGGAGAATCTCTGAAAAGTTCGGCTTATGAACTAAAACAAGAGTTTTTAAGATCGGCAGAAAGGCAATATATACCAACTCTCACCGACGCACTTGTACTGGTTCAATACAACCGTTTGTATCTTGATGTACTGAAGAAGTCATCTGAAGGGGTTCCACACATAATGGACGCAATCCAGACTAAGCTTAAAGCTGTTGAAGCATAA
- a CDS encoding transposase has protein sequence MRNTDVGDRRIEGSSMGTVSENRDEFLARLTSSEDEARKFLLHKALGDRKPFCPRCREHKLYNLNGDRYRCSSCKYTFQDFSGRWINNGGLSAREWVRLIQMFAEDHTAHAISLDLELSYNATYKAITALRFAILAQAIDAQQLLSPETGLHKHLKNKKLTGVPSKKTTGAIPVFGIMEKNGWVFIDLMQNITAESVFHFNHNFHLKLVRHGSIIHTDRYQKYDSLILCGDDSLPLDYIRKYPDVTPHIEISGGEFWQFARQRFKRYKGISPHRFPLYLKELEFRFNNRSKDLFDLLTSYICKIVPDVD, from the coding sequence ATGCGAAACACAGATGTCGGCGATAGGCGGATAGAAGGATCTTCTATGGGAACTGTTTCCGAAAACAGGGATGAATTTCTGGCGCGCCTGACGTCTTCTGAAGATGAAGCCAGAAAATTCCTGCTGCACAAAGCCTTGGGAGATCGCAAACCTTTCTGCCCCCGCTGCCGCGAGCACAAGCTCTACAATCTCAACGGTGACCGCTACCGCTGCTCCTCGTGCAAGTATACCTTTCAGGATTTCAGCGGCCGCTGGATCAACAACGGCGGCCTTTCCGCCCGCGAATGGGTGCGCCTGATCCAGATGTTCGCCGAGGATCACACCGCACATGCAATCTCACTTGATCTGGAGCTTTCCTATAACGCGACCTACAAGGCAATTACCGCCCTGCGTTTCGCAATTCTAGCACAGGCAATCGATGCCCAGCAGTTGCTAAGCCCTGAGACCGGGTTGCATAAGCACCTCAAGAACAAAAAGCTGACCGGAGTGCCTTCCAAGAAAACCACCGGAGCCATCCCCGTATTCGGGATAATGGAAAAGAACGGCTGGGTGTTCATCGATTTGATGCAGAACATCACTGCGGAATCGGTGTTCCACTTCAACCACAACTTCCACCTCAAGCTGGTCCGGCACGGAAGCATTATCCACACCGACCGCTACCAGAAGTACGATTCCCTGATCCTCTGCGGAGATGATTCCCTGCCGCTGGATTACATCCGCAAATACCCGGATGTCACCCCGCACATAGAAATATCAGGTGGAGAGTTCTGGCAATTCGCACGTCAGCGTTTCAAGCGCTACAAAGGAATATCCCCACATCGCTTTCCTTTATATCTGAAGGAACTGGAATTTAGATTCAACAATCGTTCGAAAGATTTGTTTGATTTATTGACTAGTTATATTTGTAAGATTGTTCCTGACGTGGATTAG
- the moaA gene encoding GTP 3',8-cyclase MoaA — MVLTDKIGRTVNYLRLSVTDRCNLRCMYCVTKDFKHIPHPDILRYEEMLRLVDLAASMNISKLRLTGGEPFARKGFMDFISQVMNSHPELDLRITTNGTLIEPLVPELKKIGVSRLNISLDTLDRETFKEVTGRDHLNDVLASITTCLSAGIRVKVNAVAMKGINDKELSSFIDFARENPIDMRFIEFMPMGDETKSDSRFWSADDILEQGREYVNLIPVKRTAENRGPARMYSIEGGKGRLGLISPVSSHFCATCNRLRITSDGQLRTCLFSDKTYGLRDILRNPELDDDALRKVIAEATLDKPLGYHLLEQRSGSEGVCETQMSAIGG, encoded by the coding sequence ATGGTACTCACCGACAAGATAGGCCGCACGGTTAATTACCTGCGGCTGAGCGTTACCGACCGCTGCAACCTGCGTTGCATGTATTGCGTGACCAAAGATTTCAAGCACATCCCCCACCCGGACATCCTGCGCTACGAGGAAATGCTCCGTCTGGTTGATCTTGCTGCTTCCATGAATATTTCCAAGCTGCGCCTGACCGGTGGTGAACCATTTGCCCGTAAGGGATTCATGGATTTCATTTCACAAGTCATGAACAGCCACCCGGAACTAGACCTGCGCATAACCACCAACGGAACCCTGATCGAGCCGCTGGTGCCTGAGCTTAAAAAAATCGGGGTCAGCAGGCTGAACATTTCCCTCGATACACTTGACCGGGAAACCTTCAAGGAAGTTACCGGACGAGATCATTTAAATGATGTGCTGGCTTCCATCACCACCTGCCTCTCTGCCGGAATCAGGGTTAAGGTCAATGCCGTGGCCATGAAAGGAATCAACGACAAAGAGCTCAGTTCCTTCATCGATTTTGCGCGTGAAAATCCCATCGACATGCGCTTCATCGAATTCATGCCCATGGGCGACGAGACCAAATCCGACAGCAGGTTCTGGTCCGCTGATGATATCCTTGAGCAAGGCAGAGAATACGTTAACCTGATCCCGGTAAAACGTACTGCCGAAAACCGCGGTCCCGCGCGCATGTACTCTATCGAAGGCGGTAAGGGGCGGCTGGGTCTCATTTCTCCCGTAAGCTCCCATTTCTGCGCCACCTGCAACAGGTTGCGCATCACCTCCGACGGTCAGCTGCGCACCTGTCTTTTCTCAGACAAGACATACGGACTGCGCGATATTTTAAGAAATCCCGAGTTGGATGATGATGCCCTGCGCAAGGTAATTGCGGAGGCAACTCTCGATAAACCGCTGGGATACCATCTACTGGAACAAAGATCAGGAAGTGAAGGTGTATGCGAAACACAGATGTCGGCGATAGGCGGATAG
- a CDS encoding formate dehydrogenase accessory protein FdhE, whose protein sequence is MNFDYSSAKEQLDKKISELRKKPFLPEELVNLISNVAAIQLEAQQHSSPIIPTDLAPDDANLQGRPLLAREDFTYDYEQACKLVAELAELVGREEGPIAEATAMITAAIKSGELDLKQAFKAYLETDDDFFMDWAEKMPEAPRTLSFLVQSALTPSIKAVAAALEEKLPHQQADTSERADSAEIDFELEQPAPRSHGHCPICGSVPFMHTLHHKQGFRYANCSFCHTEYRVRRMACAYCDNTNAESLKFFTVEEAPGYRVDVCDSCKTYMKTADFREVDKVSVPALNDLESLPLDFVAVEEGYNRGTLSVWGF, encoded by the coding sequence ATGAATTTCGATTACAGCAGTGCCAAAGAACAGCTGGATAAAAAAATATCCGAGCTGCGGAAAAAGCCTTTCCTCCCGGAAGAGCTTGTTAATTTAATTTCAAATGTTGCCGCAATCCAGTTGGAGGCGCAGCAGCACTCCTCCCCGATCATTCCGACGGACCTCGCTCCTGACGATGCCAACCTGCAAGGACGCCCTTTGCTCGCCCGTGAGGATTTTACCTACGACTATGAACAGGCATGCAAGCTTGTTGCTGAACTGGCAGAGCTGGTAGGCAGGGAAGAAGGGCCCATCGCCGAAGCAACCGCAATGATCACCGCAGCCATCAAGTCCGGCGAGCTGGACCTGAAGCAGGCTTTCAAGGCCTACCTTGAAACCGATGATGACTTCTTCATGGACTGGGCGGAAAAAATGCCCGAAGCACCGCGCACCCTCAGCTTTCTAGTTCAGTCTGCACTGACTCCTTCCATTAAGGCTGTTGCTGCAGCACTTGAAGAAAAGCTCCCCCATCAGCAGGCAGACACATCTGAACGGGCCGACAGCGCCGAAATTGATTTCGAACTGGAGCAGCCTGCACCGCGCAGCCACGGACACTGTCCTATCTGCGGCTCCGTGCCTTTCATGCACACCCTGCATCACAAGCAGGGCTTCCGCTACGCCAACTGTTCCTTCTGCCATACCGAATACCGTGTCCGCCGCATGGCCTGTGCCTACTGCGACAACACCAACGCGGAAAGCCTTAAATTTTTCACCGTGGAAGAAGCACCGGGATATCGTGTAGATGTCTGCGATTCCTGCAAGACCTACATGAAAACCGCAGATTTCAGGGAAGTGGACAAAGTTTCCGTACCCGCACTCAATGATCTTGAATCCCTGCCGCTGGATTTTGTAGCAGTGGAGGAAGGATACAACCGGGGTACCCTCTCCGTCTGGGGATTCTAA
- the fdhD gene encoding formate dehydrogenase accessory sulfurtransferase FdhD, which yields MMKESFSYTVKEYCGGEFKDKEISSILEVPLTINLNGREVVTLLTTARYPDYLAVGFLKSDAYISTRDQITDLKITEHEDRIIADISTSHDPWKGRVLEYSITSGCGKGTNFGRNVSTISKRTITSELTVTPEQILTHANELHSRSTLYNKTRGCHNSSLCTPEEMLYFREDIGRHNAIDMIVGQCFLENVPTDGKMIVSTGRVASEILLKAVRIGVPILASTAVATSFSVELARKIGITLVGNISKTGFWVYNDQGRIKGL from the coding sequence ATGATGAAAGAAAGTTTCAGCTATACAGTAAAAGAATATTGCGGTGGTGAGTTCAAGGATAAAGAGATCAGCAGCATCCTTGAAGTACCTTTGACCATCAACCTTAACGGGCGTGAAGTAGTGACCCTGCTGACCACGGCCCGCTACCCTGATTATCTGGCTGTGGGTTTTCTGAAATCAGACGCCTATATCTCCACCCGCGACCAGATTACCGACCTGAAGATTACGGAGCATGAAGACCGCATTATCGCGGATATCAGCACCAGCCATGATCCGTGGAAAGGCCGCGTTCTCGAATATTCCATTACTTCCGGTTGCGGTAAGGGTACAAACTTCGGACGCAATGTTTCCACCATCTCCAAACGGACCATCACCTCGGAACTGACAGTCACACCGGAGCAGATCCTGACCCACGCCAATGAACTGCACTCGCGGTCCACTCTGTATAACAAGACCCGCGGCTGCCATAATTCATCCCTTTGCACGCCGGAAGAGATGCTCTACTTCCGCGAGGATATCGGACGCCACAACGCCATCGACATGATCGTAGGCCAGTGCTTTCTTGAAAACGTACCCACTGACGGTAAAATGATCGTCTCCACCGGACGCGTAGCATCGGAAATCCTGCTTAAGGCCGTACGCATCGGAGTTCCCATACTCGCCTCCACTGCCGTGGCAACCAGTTTTTCTGTGGAACTGGCCCGCAAAATCGGCATCACTCTCGTCGGAAACATCAGCAAAACCGGATTCTGGGTTTACAACGATCAGGGCCGAATCAAAGGATTGTAA